A region of Nymphaea colorata isolate Beijing-Zhang1983 unplaced genomic scaffold, ASM883128v2 scaffold0481, whole genome shotgun sequence DNA encodes the following proteins:
- the LOC116245057 gene encoding uncharacterized protein LOC116245057 has protein sequence MGNALMEQCTGESSKLEGFNGEASNVLAHPTPKMERPKIDAPPKGREAVQRRQDLPGALQEGQDGGQGHHQTAENTVYEGNFREDMRNGVGVLRTAKYEYFGPYKEDRMEGKGTVIFSDGSKFEGWFQGDRINGYGEWHRPNAPVEKGNFSLDLPK, from the exons ATGGGGAACGCCCTCATGGAGCAGTGCACGGGCGAATCCAGCAAACTGGAAGGATTCAACGGAGAAGCCTCCAACGTGCTCGCCCACCCCACTCCCAAAATGGAAAGGCCGAAGATAGACGCTCCTCC GAAAGGGAGAGAGGCTGTTCAGCGACGGCAGGATCTACCGGGGGCTCTTCAGGAGGGGCAGGATGGAGGGCAAGGGCATCATCAAACTGCCGAAAACACAGTCTACGAGGGTAACTTTCGAGAGGATATGCGGAACGGCGTGGGCGTGCTGAGGACTGCCAAGTACGAATACTTCGGGCCGTATAAGGAGGACAGGATGGAGGGCAAGGGGACGGTTATCTTCAGCGACGGCTCTAAGTTCGAGGGGTGGTTCCAGGGGGACCGGATCAACGGATACGGAGAGTGGCACCGCCCCAATGCGCCAGTGGAGAAGGGGAATTTCAGTCTGGACTTGCCCAAGTGA